AACATGATTTTGAATCAGAAATTTTAAGAAGCTTTGAAATTTGGAACAAAATCTTTCTGAACGTTGTATGTTTGAGCCTGTATTTGTCTATCTTCTCTGTTTTATTATGttgtttttcattttatatttttgaagATAACTTGTCTTCTTAACATGAATTTATTGTAATGTAACAGACCTGATGAATCTCAAACCTTATTTGCATCAGATTTTCTTCTGATTTAGAGTTGAGACAAGTATTCCAGTAACGTAATAGTAAGGGATAGGTTCAATATCATCCAATATAATATATGTGCATCATGTAAGCTCACTCATGTTTCATGTGTCGTGCACTTGTGACACGTGGCAAGCACTACTCCTTGTGGTACGTGTACCAATAAACAGCATCTTTTAGCAGATGTCCAGACTCTTCAACCATGTCCTGCATCAGGTTTTATTCTTGAGGCCCTTTAGTACCATCTATATTTGACTCTTCAACTTTCTAAGACTACTAATCAAGCTAGCTTCCATAGACACTGCAGTGATGTTGCTAATTGCTATACACTACTCTGTATTGCTCAATCCTTCTATCTTGCGTTTTGTCCTAAACCTCATGCATGCATAACTTCGTCTTACACCCTCAACATCACTTTAAGATATCAATATCTCTGATTCTAAATGTACATGGCAAGTCTGCAAATGTACTTGGTTAGGGATGTTTACTACCATGGctatttttacaattttatttactaAAACGGCTAATTTTAAATTCTAATTTCCAAATGGCTAAAAGTTTAAATTTTTAAGCAAAATATTGAGGATAAGGCAGTTATCCTATATGATAGAATATCGAATAtagtagagttatgttataactAGGCTATATGATATAAGATAGAAGTCTATATGAATTAGGAAACCTATGAAGAGTAGGAGATCTAGtttgtattataaatagagGCGTATGCCCACGTATAACAGAACACAATACAAAACACAATATTATATTTTCCCTatcaataatatattttaacacAAAACTCAACGAACCGGTTTAGTTTGGtcttttttaacttttaaataGTGAATCGGCtgagtttttttcttttttcttttttctttttggcgtttgcaattttttttgcatttttatttttcttaatacctaCGGAGTACCATTCTATATCTTGAACGGGAAGTCGATCAATATCGCTACTATAAAGATTTCCAACTCAATTGACGGGGACTAATCGACATCCCTAAATTCGGCTTTATGTTTTCCTAATGAGGATTCTAAGAGCTAAATTGATAAGTATATAATTTTCTCTCTATTTGTTTAAAGTTTTTTCATGCTTAATTACATTCAATTATTTAGCTGGAGTGATTAGGGAGTTCCCAACTTCCAAGTTTTGATATGATAATAGAAGCAAACAAGAGAAGACATATCTAATTagattcttttttttatatataattatgCTCGATTTTAAGGAGTTCTCAAAATTGATAAATGCGTAATATTATTTGTTATTGGAAATAATTGATAAATGCGTAATATTATTTGTTATTGGAAATCTTGTGGAATTTTTGGTCTTTAATTATAAAAACAAGTAATCCATTGGTATATAGGTTAAATAGCCTACTCCTTCTTTACGTTCATCACCAGCGTATGCATGGTCATGCTTCTCTGTAAAATGAATACGGTTGGTAAGTGTTCCACTTTATTTTAAAACTTCTTATGGCTTATGTAGCATTATTTGTaaataactactccctccgtttctttttgttgtatccgtttccattttaagcgtttcatattgttgtatccatttagaatctattctatttttggacatacattttatcctaaaatacccttacatttctatctaattaccaaaatacctaaagattctacccatattcccacctaattttccccacccataatatttaattcttttcccttccccatatacccactctctcacctcctttatcacccatcattatcactcctctctcttaccttatttctttattattttttcactcctttatttattataatctcttacacccaatcatttttcttacacccaatcattacacttatacccatacaaaccaatattccaattttcttaaaaaccacaccagattccaaatggatacatcaaaaagaaatggagggagtaatatttagACCCAacaaatatactccgtaataagtaaaaattccaaaaacataaataaaaacacaaaTAAAACCGCTTCACtatttattacggagtaaaaAAGAAAACCAGACTGGTACAGTGATTTTTGGCTCAAAGACAAAACaattattttggtaaataaaagtTAGCTAGTTTgggaattaaaatttaaaagtagccgttttggtaaataaatagtATGATAAAGTAGTCAATTTGGTAAAAGATCCGTTGGTTAGTGGGAGTGTTTTTTTACTTTATCTATCTTTCTAAAAAGAGCCACCATTTCatcaaatattttaattaaaaaaaaaaaacagaaaacgacACGTGTTATTCCTGAtatgtcttttagtatatagtactcCTAATTAATTGATCGATAGTTTGTTTGATATGATTGCCATCTCTATTTTCAACCAATGGCTTGGGTTGACATAGTTGAGTACATCTCAATATTTTCTCCTTCCCCGTCTTTTGTAGATATCATGCAAGAATATATCAAAATGATCGATGCATAACAAGGTTAGCTTCATTTTGGAGAGAGAGGGTGTGCAATGCGAATGCTTTAGAAACTTTTTATAGGCTGTCTTTGAAGTAGCAACTATGGCTTGAGATCATCGATGTTCAGAATTCAAGTAACAGCAGGATAGTGTTTTCATTTGTTCTTAAAATTGTTCCCAACATTCGTCCCAGTTACATTTGCACAATATAGCTAGTTTACCCCTAATATAAGACTAATCTAAATTATCCTTTCGAATTATTATTGTCCCCCAATACCAGTGTTAAAATTTTATTGCACAATTGACAGTACTAAATGGAAATGCAGCTAGTGTAATGTAGTTGTAAATTATTTATTCTACCAACATTTGCAACATTTGAATTACACATTTATGGATTTTACTTGACTTAATACATTACTGTAACAATCTTGGAAAATAAATATGGGCTCAGCCTTCATTAATGATGGATGAAAAATAATTGGACAGCGGGCCAATGGTCCAACAAAGACTATTTATCGATCAATAGATATCTACATTGATAAAAGTAAAAAttaccaattgcttgttggttcagtggtgattggggctgaacttggtagggagaactcgtgttcgatcccccgcaataaCAATTGgaaggggactggaacctatccacccagaactcgccccgaatccggattagccgtaagggtgaaccggatgctaacacccaaaaaaaaaaaaattgaggtcATATGCTATGGTCACGGGTTCGAACCCCTCCCTCATTACGTTGTAGTACCCTGAATCCGATGACTCTTTCGCGTCAACAAAATGACATTTCGGATTTTAATCTGCAAATGAGCCAATACTGAAACATTTCTCAACATTGTTATGAACCTTTTTCGGATTACGAATTCCAATGGTAAAAGAAACAAGTTATATATTTTAGTCACAGATTCGAATCTCCCCCTATTTGTAAATAATAGTTTCCTAATAACTCATTCGCAATGTCAAAAAAATGACATTTCGAATATTGATCTACAAATGGGCCAACAAGCCAAAACTAACATTTCTCAAAAATGAAGTGTTATGAACTTTTTCGAAATAAGAATATAAAGGAAAAGTAgccttttctatatgatattgaCAATTTGCCAACTAGCCCAAAGCAATCCTAACATTGAAAATTCGGTCTaatattcttttctttttaataagGACTTGTTAAGGGCCTAAAACATGCACTTTAGTGTTCAAAATGATCACCTTCTTTAAGTAAATCATCTTAACTTAAATATGTACTTCGTACTTTATAGAGTTATACTACGTGTATACAAAGTATGTATTTAGTGCATCACTGAACATACAAGTATATTGATGTAGGCGAGATTAGATTGATGGTCTTGAGTATTATTATTAAGACCTTGCAAATTAAAGCTAGTACAGTAAGTAGAGTATtttgatatattttttaatcACTTGCCATGAACAATTAATTGAACCTAACTTAAAAACACTTGACATGAAAAACATGGAAATTATGACTTCTTAGGAAATGGAAGATTGTGGTGTTGTTTGATTGACAAAAACATGAATGGAAAATCACACTGTCTAGGAAGATTCACTTCCCTCAAATTGGAGGAAAGTTGCTTACCTAGGTGCTCTAAGTCAGTGAAACTTTCGATGGGAATTTACTTTCTATGTTTAACCAAGCAACATCTCTCACTTTCTAAGAGATGCTTATACGGAGTACATGGGAAATACTTCTTAGAAAATTCTACTTCATACGGAGTATAAGACTATGATTAACCAAACTACCCTTATTataccgggtcgagtattccgggacggagggagtaactcttatttttcttACCTACCCATGTCAAAATTTATTATCATGTTAGTTGTTAGTTTGTTACTCCATCTACTCTTAAAGTTCTTCCCACATTTTTTAAAAGTTGTTCTTTTGAATTTGCCTCTTACTATAACTAATTATATGGGTCTACCATTTTACTCCCATATTCACTACATTTAATCACTCTCGTCGATTTCACTCGGCCAAgataaaaaaattattgtatGATCTACTCCGTACATTAGGcaaataaaaagagaaaaaacttATTGTATGATCTACTCCGTACATTAGGCAAATAAAAAGTACTTGGTATAACATATTAGTAGCACTAGCACTAGCACGTCAACATAAGGTACCCTACAAAACCACGAGCATCACCATAACTACGCTTCATTGAGTAGCTGTACCACTGCATATGCGTTTAGGGCCATTGGCCTAGAATTGAAGGGCCAAATCAGATGACAAGCACAATGGCCCATCTTACCATTAATTTTTACCAgttttataaaaagaacaaacagaggATTTCCCAGTGCCAAACTGCCAAAGTGATGCCTATTGCCCTACGTTTTTAGGGGTTGTTACAAATTTCTCAAACTATCATATCCCCCAAATTGAGGCAACTAGTTATTTTTACTCACTTTTGTGGTAAATCACACATAAATTTCATCTGGGTCACCTCAGTCAGAAGATAAATATAACTagcaaatcaaatcaaaatataaaaataaaaataaaaataaaaaacctaataATGCATAATTTAAGAAAATGCAGGTTGATTATCAAATTTGGATAAAAAACTCTCATTGGTCAAACAAATTTACAATAGCAACTCATAAATACTTACTAATACTACTGCTCTACTAGCCTACCCCTATTTATGATTTATCACTTCCCATTTTCTCTCACTTTTAATGCAAACCAAATGACACTAAAATTCCATTTCTTTCTTGTAGACATGGAGTATGTATAAACCCACCTAAGCTACACTTCCTTGGTCGGAGGCGTCTTCGTAATAGTACGGTGTCAATTTACCGTCTTTCTTCCCTGATTTCGACATGCTTTCACCGCCTACTTCTTGCAACATTTTCACCACTCGCCTCATGGATGGACGGTTGATGGGTAGAGGACTAGTGCAAAGTAACCCTATGTTGAGCAACTTACATACTTCTTCCTTGAAGCAAGAATCGAGCTTTTGATCAATTACATGGTCCACACCCTTCTGGTCCACAGTGGTGCACACCCACTTGACCAAGTCTTTTTCCCCGTATTCAGGGTCCACCGGTCGTTTTCCGGTCACCAATTCCAAAATTACCACCCCAAAACTATAGGTGTCACTCTTCTCGTTGACTCGGAGCGTGTATGCATACTCTGCATTACAAAAACACATCCATACATTAATTTAGATGGttggaaaataataaaaaattatcgaAAATGACAGCGATTAATACACGATAACACATAGGGAAATGAAATTAGACGTTAATAGTACTACAGTACAAATCATAAATTGGGCAACATGGGCATTATCGTCTAATTAAAGCATAGCATAGTACTAAACTactaatattaatattgttgaTAGGAACATGCCATTTGAATTGTCAAACTAGGCAACTCCGTTACTCAATTGGACCCTATCTAACACTATAAAATCAGACACTACCATTAGACATTAGTTAAAAAACAGAAGTCATTATTATTCCCAACAACTAAAATTCTAAATCTAGTCTGGTAATGGTAAGTCCAACAAAATTATACCCATCTAACAATAATACGGAGTAGGACGCAACAACCAATATTAGTTAACATTGACGTTCTGTATGATCACGCATAATTGTAACAAATAATAATCAacgaaatatttaaaattaataatcaaTATTTGTAAAAAGAACTTACCGGGAGCAATGTAGCCACAGGAACCGGCGATGACCGACATGGATTTAGTCCCTTTTCCGATAGCATCCACCACTTTGGCCACCCCGAAATCGGCAACCTTAGCCCCAAACTCACCGTCTAACAGGATGTTATTTGACTTGACATCCCTATGAACAATAGCCGGGACACAATCATGGTGCAAGTAAGATAGACCTTCAGCAGAATCGAGGGCGATTTTGTATCTAATAGGCCAATCCAATAACCCTGCTTTAGGACTATGCAACAAATCACCCAAACTACCATTAGGCATGTACTCATACACAAGAAGTTTACAGTCCTTTGTTTTGCAACAACACCATAACCTCACTATATTCTTATGCCTAATCTTCCCTAATGTTTCAACCTCAGCTTCGAATCCGTCGTCATTAACCATCCCACCACCACACTCGATATCGCCCCGGTCTGCGAGCTTATTTGATTGTCCCCAGAGCTTCTTCACTGCAACAGCCTCGCCGTTGCTTAACACAGCTTTGTAGACTTTACCAGAAGCACCTGCTCCTATTACATTATCCTCATCTAAGCAATCTAAGATCTCATATTCGCTGAAACCCAGCTTGTGAAACGACATAAGAGTCCATTTTGATTTGTCGATGCTGTCCTTCACTTCCTTGAAATTCTTGTACTTGTGGTAAAACCATACTACCCCTACTAGGAATACAACTGCAGCTAGAACAAATATTGTTCTTAATACCCAAAGATAACGCTGCCTGTCCACTTCCACTTTGCTGTCACAAAGACCTGATATATCACCGCATAAACCTGGGTTTCCCAGAAACGAACTCTTGTACATTTCCTTGGCGTATAACGGTGGGAGTTCGCCGGAGAGATGATTATTTGACAGATTAAACTGGTTAAGCTTCAAACTCTGCAATTCATTAGGGACTGAACCCCAAAGTCGATTATTCGACAAGTCTAGGTAGTTAAGCGACGATAATGTACCAATTTCTGCAGGAATTTGCCCGGAAAACTCGTTGTTACCTAAATTAAGATCATTCAACTTCGTCAAGGACTTAATCCCTGATGGAATCTCACCGGATAAGTGGTTGTTTTCCAAGTTTAGATTCCCTAATTGGTCCATCTTCAAAATTGAATCTGGTAATGGACCAGAAAATTGATTATCATTTGCCACAAAGCCCAATAAATTGCTTAGAAATCCGATCTCTTCCGGAATTGATCCTGAAAATTTGTTGTTAGAAATAGTAAGTTGAGATAAATTCGAA
This Spinacia oleracea cultivar Varoflay chromosome 6, BTI_SOV_V1, whole genome shotgun sequence DNA region includes the following protein-coding sequences:
- the LOC110777714 gene encoding receptor-like protein kinase HSL1, whose protein sequence is MHTIFTFFFVLLLSSLPPILSINQEGLYLQHVKQTLDDPDHFFSGWNDTDHTPCNWTGVTCDPATGSVVSLNFTNANLGGPFPLIVCRLRSLAFLSFSNNYINSTLPSDISTCQSLRHLDMGLNVFVGSLPDSLSSIPTLEYLDLNGNNFSGEVPESYGRFQKLEVVSLTGNLLDGKFPMVFSNVTTLKTLNVSWNPFQPSRLGPEIGNLTNLEYLWVSDSNLVGELPDTLGGLKSLINFDASENQLSGRIPNSLTELTSARQIELFGNKLTGELPRSGWLKMTSLRNFDAAMNNLTGTIPDELTQLPLASLNLYKNELEGEIPETIANSPNLYELKLFNNRLSGEVPQKLGENSPLYLVDLSTNNLTGKIPPNLCAKGEFSELLLLENSFSGEIPASLSECATLYRIRLGNNRLSGNVPPGFWGLPRVSLLEIPFNSFSGEISKSIASASNLSQLTISNNKFSGSIPEEIGFLSNLLGFVANDNQFSGPLPDSILKMDQLGNLNLENNHLSGEIPSGIKSLTKLNDLNLGNNEFSGQIPAEIGTLSSLNYLDLSNNRLWGSVPNELQSLKLNQFNLSNNHLSGELPPLYAKEMYKSSFLGNPGLCGDISGLCDSKVEVDRQRYLWVLRTIFVLAAVVFLVGVVWFYHKYKNFKEVKDSIDKSKWTLMSFHKLGFSEYEILDCLDEDNVIGAGASGKVYKAVLSNGEAVAVKKLWGQSNKLADRGDIECGGGMVNDDGFEAEVETLGKIRHKNIVRLWCCCKTKDCKLLVYEYMPNGSLGDLLHSPKAGLLDWPIRYKIALDSAEGLSYLHHDCVPAIVHRDVKSNNILLDGEFGAKVADFGVAKVVDAIGKGTKSMSVIAGSCGYIAPEYAYTLRVNEKSDTYSFGVVILELVTGKRPVDPEYGEKDLVKWVCTTVDQKGVDHVIDQKLDSCFKEEVCKLLNIGLLCTSPLPINRPSMRRVVKMLQEVGGESMSKSGKKDGKLTPYYYEDASDQGSVA